One window from the genome of Faecalibacterium sp. HTF-F encodes:
- a CDS encoding AbrB/MazE/SpoVT family DNA-binding domain-containing protein, with protein MKSTGIVRGIDALGRIVLPKELRTSMHLDTDTKLEIFVDGDSIVLKKHRPAGSCDFCGEVDEASVQFAGYCICPACRRKISAL; from the coding sequence ATGAAAAGTACCGGAATTGTCCGCGGCATCGATGCGCTGGGCCGCATCGTTCTGCCCAAGGAGCTGCGCACCAGTATGCATCTGGACACCGACACCAAGCTCGAGATCTTTGTGGATGGGGATTCCATCGTGCTCAAAAAGCACCGTCCCGCCGGCAGCTGCGATTTCTGCGGCGAGGTGGACGAAGCCTCGGTGCAGTTTGCAGGCTACTGCATCTGCCCGGCCTGCCGCCGCAAGATCAGCGCCCTGTAA
- a CDS encoding alpha/beta fold hydrolase yields MSQMIDFTVPSTVPGRSLHAFRCVPDGEVKAILQLSHGMVEFIDRYKPLAEYLAGRGILVTGHDHLGHGGSIRTRDDYGYFAEPDGNRAVLADLHAMTVRTKELYPGVPYFLLGHSMGSFYARQYLCEYGHELDGAIIMGTGFQPKALVQFAKTLCRVLAVFHGWHYRSNFVAHTSFLGYNKGLEGRTTHDWLNRDPAEVDKYLADERCTFTFTLNAYYSMFSGILRLHDPAFLAKMPKDLPLLFLAGDADPVGEQGKGVRRAIQSLKDAGVQNIECKLYPGARHELLVETNKQEVFADIGNWLDKQLQH; encoded by the coding sequence ATGAGCCAGATGATCGATTTCACCGTCCCGTCCACCGTGCCGGGGCGGTCGCTGCACGCCTTCCGCTGCGTGCCGGACGGCGAGGTGAAAGCCATTCTGCAGCTGTCCCACGGCATGGTGGAGTTCATCGACCGGTATAAGCCGCTGGCAGAATATCTTGCCGGGCGGGGCATTCTGGTCACCGGCCACGACCATCTGGGTCATGGCGGCTCCATCCGCACCAGGGACGATTACGGCTATTTTGCCGAGCCGGACGGCAACCGCGCCGTGCTGGCCGACCTGCACGCCATGACGGTGCGCACCAAAGAGCTTTACCCGGGAGTACCCTATTTTTTGCTGGGCCACAGCATGGGTTCCTTTTATGCCCGGCAGTATTTGTGCGAATACGGCCATGAGCTGGATGGAGCCATCATCATGGGCACCGGCTTCCAGCCCAAAGCGCTGGTGCAGTTTGCCAAGACCCTCTGCCGGGTGCTGGCGGTCTTTCATGGCTGGCACTACCGCAGCAATTTTGTGGCGCACACCTCATTTCTGGGCTACAACAAGGGGCTGGAGGGCCGCACCACCCACGACTGGCTCAACCGCGACCCCGCCGAGGTGGACAAATATCTGGCGGACGAGCGCTGCACCTTTACCTTCACGCTGAACGCCTACTACAGCATGTTCAGCGGCATCCTGCGCCTGCACGACCCGGCCTTCCTTGCAAAAATGCCCAAAGACCTGCCGCTGCTCTTCCTTGCCGGTGACGCCGACCCGGTGGGCGAACAGGGCAAGGGCGTGCGCCGCGCCATCCAGAGCCTGAAAGACGCCGGAGTGCAGAACATTGAATGCAAGCTGTACCCCGGTGCCCGGCACGAGCTGCTGGTGGAAACGAACAAGCAGGAAGTGTTTGCGGACATCGGTAACTGGCTGGACAAACAATTACAGCACTGA
- the nrdG gene encoding anaerobic ribonucleoside-triphosphate reductase activating protein: MNYATIKYYDIANGPGVRTSVFVSGCRHHCPGCFNAVAWDFDYGQPFDKPTRNEVFASCQPDYIAGLSLLGGEPMEPENQRELLPFVRNFKALYPNKTVWCYSGYTWEQLTGKEPSLARCEATDELLSLMDVLVDGEFVEAKHDISLRFRGSSNQRLLDVKKTLAAGEPVWWEDEKVFATHTMEK, from the coding sequence ATGAACTACGCAACCATCAAATACTATGACATCGCCAACGGCCCGGGGGTGCGCACCAGCGTGTTCGTGTCCGGCTGCCGCCACCACTGCCCCGGCTGCTTCAATGCCGTGGCGTGGGACTTTGACTACGGTCAGCCCTTCGACAAACCCACCCGCAATGAGGTGTTTGCATCCTGCCAGCCGGACTATATCGCGGGCCTTTCCCTGCTGGGCGGCGAACCCATGGAGCCGGAAAATCAGCGGGAGCTGCTGCCCTTTGTGCGCAACTTCAAGGCCTTGTACCCCAACAAAACGGTGTGGTGCTATTCCGGCTACACATGGGAGCAGCTGACCGGCAAAGAGCCAAGCCTTGCCCGGTGCGAAGCCACCGACGAGCTGTTGAGCCTGATGGATGTGCTGGTGGACGGCGAATTTGTTGAAGCCAAGCACGATATCTCCCTGCGGTTCCGGGGCAGCAGCAACCAGCGTCTGCTGGATGTGAAAAAGACCCTTGCCGCCGGGGAGCCCGTGTGGTGGGAGGACGAAAAGGTATTCGCCACCCATACCATGGAAAAATGA
- a CDS encoding RecQ family ATP-dependent DNA helicase, protein MENPHSILKKVFGYDSFRPGQEEIVSRLLAGQDVLAVMPTGAGKSICYQVPALLLPGITIVVSPLVSLMKDQVGALVQAGVAAAFLNNSLTDNQKALMLRRAREGWYKIIYVAPERLEMPGFQRFAQERTISMVTVDEAHCISQWGQDFRPSYLRIKAFVDSLPSRPVVGAFTATATAHVRDDIREQLALQKPYEVTTSFDRPNLYFETRRALPSQKPKELLDLVLKEGSNAGIVYCSTTRQVDETARLLQSRGIRAAAYHAKLDADIRRKNQDDFLYDRVQVMVATNAFGMGIDKPNVRFVIHYNMPKDLESYYQEAGRAGRDGQPARCTLLYSGTDVRTIRFFIEKEMEADNGLPADVKAEAARKAEERLKYMTFYSTTQDCLRGFLLHYFGEAAPKKCGNCSCCLAAEQEAQLQVEYSRRRAADNARRLSEKPRRARTTAGELSEFDQKLLNALYAQRKRLAGKQNIPAFMVFSDATLREMVEKKPRDMDELIRINGVGEHPAMMYGKDFLRVIIREVGSRE, encoded by the coding sequence ATGGAAAACCCGCACAGCATCTTGAAAAAAGTTTTTGGCTACGACAGCTTCCGCCCCGGGCAGGAGGAAATCGTCAGCCGCCTGCTTGCCGGGCAGGATGTACTGGCGGTGATGCCCACCGGTGCGGGCAAATCCATCTGCTATCAGGTGCCGGCGCTGCTTCTGCCGGGAATCACCATCGTGGTGTCGCCGCTGGTCAGCCTGATGAAGGATCAGGTGGGGGCGCTGGTGCAGGCCGGTGTGGCGGCGGCTTTCCTGAACAACAGCCTCACCGACAACCAGAAGGCCCTGATGCTGCGCCGCGCCCGGGAGGGCTGGTACAAGATCATCTATGTGGCGCCGGAGCGGCTGGAAATGCCGGGCTTCCAGCGGTTTGCGCAGGAACGGACCATCAGTATGGTGACGGTGGACGAGGCCCACTGCATCAGCCAGTGGGGACAGGACTTCCGCCCCAGCTACCTGCGCATCAAAGCCTTTGTGGACAGCCTGCCCAGCCGTCCGGTGGTGGGTGCATTCACGGCAACGGCTACCGCCCATGTGCGGGACGACATCCGGGAACAGCTGGCCTTGCAGAAACCCTATGAGGTGACCACCAGCTTTGACCGTCCGAACCTCTATTTTGAGACCCGGCGGGCCCTGCCCAGCCAGAAGCCGAAGGAGTTGCTGGATCTTGTGCTGAAAGAGGGCAGCAACGCGGGCATCGTCTACTGCAGCACCACCCGGCAGGTGGATGAGACCGCCCGTCTTCTGCAGAGCAGGGGCATCCGGGCTGCGGCTTACCACGCCAAGCTGGACGCGGATATCCGGCGAAAGAATCAGGACGATTTCCTCTACGACCGGGTGCAGGTCATGGTGGCCACCAATGCCTTCGGCATGGGCATCGACAAGCCCAACGTGCGGTTCGTGATCCACTATAATATGCCCAAGGATCTGGAAAGCTATTATCAGGAGGCCGGGCGTGCAGGCCGCGATGGACAGCCCGCCCGGTGCACGCTGCTCTATTCCGGCACCGATGTGCGCACCATCCGGTTCTTCATCGAGAAGGAAATGGAGGCAGACAACGGCCTGCCCGCCGATGTAAAGGCCGAAGCGGCCCGCAAGGCGGAAGAGCGGCTCAAGTATATGACCTTCTATTCCACCACGCAGGACTGCCTGCGTGGCTTTCTGCTGCACTATTTCGGCGAAGCGGCACCCAAAAAATGCGGCAACTGCTCCTGCTGTCTGGCTGCAGAGCAGGAAGCCCAGCTGCAGGTGGAGTATTCCCGCCGCCGTGCGGCAGACAATGCAAGACGGCTGAGCGAGAAGCCGCGTCGTGCCAGAACGACCGCTGGAGAGCTGAGCGAGTTCGACCAGAAGCTATTGAACGCGCTGTATGCCCAGCGCAAGCGGCTGGCCGGAAAGCAGAATATCCCGGCCTTTATGGTGTTCAGTGATGCCACCCTGCGGGAGATGGTGGAGAAAAAGCCGCGTGATATGGATGAATTGATCCGAATCAACGGTGTTGGTGAGCACCCGGCGATGATGTACGGCAAGGACTTTCTGCGGGTGATTATCCGCGAAGTTGGCAGCCGGGAATAA
- a CDS encoding glycosyltransferase family 2 protein, translating to MQQKLITFAVPCYNSAAYMRHCIETLLSAGEQAEIILVDDGSVKDDTPAICDEYAAKYPTIVKAIHQENGGHGEGVNQGIRNATGLYYKVVDSDDWLDTDALKKVLARLTTLVARGTAPDMMICNYVYEHVEDNTTLTVRYTNVFPQNRLFNWTHVGHFRPDQNILMHSVMYRTEVLRKCGMVLPKHTFYVDNIFVYQPLPYVKSMYYMDLDLYRYFIGRADQSVNESIMVKRVDQQLRVTRHMIDCQDLDALKNQRRLHAYMVHYLSVMMAVSDIFLLLDGSDEAKAKRTGLWQYLKDHVSTGVYRAVRYNLGGLTDLKFPGGDKLTLGVYRQLRKIFKFN from the coding sequence ATGCAGCAGAAACTCATCACCTTTGCCGTTCCGTGCTACAACTCGGCGGCATATATGCGCCATTGCATCGAGACCCTGCTTTCTGCCGGAGAGCAGGCCGAGATCATCCTTGTGGACGACGGTTCCGTGAAGGACGATACCCCCGCCATCTGCGACGAGTACGCCGCCAAATATCCCACCATCGTCAAAGCCATCCATCAGGAAAATGGCGGCCACGGTGAGGGCGTCAATCAGGGCATCCGCAACGCCACCGGCCTGTACTATAAGGTAGTGGACAGCGACGACTGGCTGGACACTGACGCCCTGAAAAAGGTTCTGGCCCGCCTGACCACTCTGGTGGCCCGCGGCACCGCGCCGGACATGATGATCTGCAACTACGTGTACGAGCATGTGGAGGACAACACCACCCTGACCGTGCGCTACACCAATGTGTTCCCCCAGAACCGCCTGTTCAACTGGACCCATGTGGGCCACTTCCGCCCGGACCAGAACATCCTGATGCACTCGGTGATGTACCGCACCGAGGTGCTGCGCAAGTGCGGCATGGTGCTGCCCAAGCACACCTTCTATGTGGACAACATCTTTGTCTACCAGCCCCTGCCCTACGTCAAAAGCATGTACTACATGGATCTGGATCTGTACCGCTACTTCATCGGCCGTGCCGACCAGAGCGTGAACGAGAGCATCATGGTCAAGCGGGTGGATCAGCAGCTGCGGGTCACCCGGCACATGATCGACTGTCAGGATCTGGACGCACTGAAGAATCAGAGACGTCTGCATGCCTACATGGTGCACTATCTGTCCGTGATGATGGCCGTGAGCGACATCTTCCTGCTGCTGGACGGCAGCGACGAGGCAAAGGCCAAGCGCACCGGGCTGTGGCAGTACCTCAAGGACCACGTAAGCACCGGCGTTTACCGCGCCGTGCGCTACAATCTGGGCGGTCTGACCGACCTGAAGTTCCCCGGCGGCGACAAGCTCACGCTGGGCGTCTACCGCCAGCTGCGCAAGATCTTCAAATTCAACTGA